The Brassica napus cultivar Da-Ae chromosome C1, Da-Ae, whole genome shotgun sequence DNA segment TATCAAGGGACAAATggcaagaaaaataataaaaaataaataactatatcGTTTGAATAGTAAATACTGTATCCTAACCGGGACATCTAACTCTAGTGGTAAAGGGCTCACAGCTGTGAGTACCGCCACCTGGGTTCGATTCCCGGCCACTGCGAAATTTAACATTTGGGCCGCAGCGACACAGATTAGTCCCTTGGGCCTGGAAAGTCTTTGGGAAAACtgtgtataattcaaaaaaaaaaaaaaaatactgtatCCAAAATGAAGACAATAAGAAATGAAGAACAAAGTAGTGTAACTGAACGAGAGAACGTGATGGTTCTCAGTCTTTCGCCCTCTGATAGATTCTCATGATGCTTGTATACAAAtgtcttttttctctttttcaacATATCTCTGCacctatttattaattttttttttttttgaatgaaaccTATTTATTAATTGATATTTCTGCATTATATTTTGGGATAAACAGTCACGAGTCCACGACAAATGCCCTAAGTAGAAAAGGCCGATAAGAAAGGTAGAATTAGTTAGAAATAGATACCGAGTCTAGTATATCAAATGGACATTAAGATGTTAGTGTTGTTTTCACATCccatacataaatataaaaacatcaaaattcaaaactaGTCCAGTAAGGACTCTATAAACCTAGCTAACCTACTTCTGGTTGCTTCGACGAGATATAAACACGTTATGAAATGATAATATGGTGGGATGCACTACACATCTATGAACTAGGACAATGCACGTCCTTATCCTAATCTGGCAACAATTGCCAAACTGTTTATGGTGCGAGAGTTACAACTCTATCATTCTATATATGTAAATGAAATGCTGAGGAATTGGTGGTAGGTAGCCTCTCTCGTACCTGCCCGGTattatatatgattacttttgtTATGAGTGTGGAAAACCTACATCTGTATATTGGCCTTTAGACTTTAGTGAATGTGAATGGAACAAAAGGGGACATATATATTAGCTGCAGCACAAAGAGAGGGCCAGCTTGAACAAAAATGGCACATTCaatagtaaatatttaaaagtgcACAGTATGAGGAATGTGAAACAgcaaaaaaaagagacaaaaaaattgaagtgACAAAAGTGTGCATGTGATTGCAATGGCAATGAAGAcgtatatgagttattaccgtTAACGTACATATTGGAAGTATGTGTTAATGAATAGCTGCAACACTTTGTCGTCTttccagcaaaaaaaaaaaaaacactttgttGTCTTCTTCTCAGCAACTATTTGTtgtacttttctttttttttttgtcttcaatCCCATTAATTACCTGCTTTAAAATCACTACATGGGCCTTTAGACTTTCCAGCCCGTTTAAAATATATCAGGGCCTTATCCAATTTATATAAGGGAAAGAGGAAACCCTAGCTATATGTAAGTTCAGCGAGCAGAGACGACGCATCTAAGTTCGGCGAATTCACCATGAGAGCCAAGGTATGAAATACTTCTCTGGGAATCTATGGTCTTGTTGTGTTGTTGTCTAGCTCTCTTATTTTTTATGGTTTCTGCTATTCATAAAAGTTTGTTACGAGCTTAGTATCACAAACTCATGTTCTTGATTCTGTCATTTCATGTCTTGTTCGAACGGAAAACGAAACTAGTTGGACTGATATTATCATTGTTGTGATTTGGTTAATTTCTTGCAGTGGAAGAAGAAGCGCATGAGGAGATTGAAGAGGAAGCGCAGGAAGATGAGACAGAGATCTAAGTAGTCTGTGTCATCGTGCCTTATCCATAAATCTCTGTGATCCCTTTCTTGTTTCTTGAACCCTTTATGTTTCTTGTTCTTACATTTAACGTTTCAAACAATCGTCTGTAGAACATGTTTTGCTCGTGATTTAAATAATGGTCTAAGAGTATAGATGTTATGTTTATTACAAGTTTAGTGATTGAAGTAATGGTTTAAGAGTCTTGATGAATGATCGAAACGTActttattaagaaaaacaacaaacaaGAACGCATATAGAAATGACTTCCGCTACATAAGTTTAACGAATACTATCATCAGTACGTGTTCCGGGGACGTCTTTAACGTCGCGGTGCATCTGTGTCTGATCTCCAGTGATTTCAGACGCTGCCTGATCCTTTCCCTTTTCGATGCCTTGAGCGCTTGAGAACAGCTCTACAGGCTCAGA contains these protein-coding regions:
- the LOC111210898 gene encoding SEED MATURATION PROTEIN 1-like, yielding MAKNKDDIKYATAQTKQSEDEAIRVRYKHGTPLEGGKIAESEPVELFSSAQGIEKGKDQAASEITGDQTQMHRDVKDVPGTRTDDSIR